The Channa argus isolate prfri chromosome 14, Channa argus male v1.0, whole genome shotgun sequence genome includes a window with the following:
- the aqp4 gene encoding aquaporin-4 isoform X2, translating into MNDDTSHRTGTVRGRTCHYIRRFLSWCNCQSIMVAFKGIWTKDFWRAVSGEYLATFIFVLLGLGSTINWAAGQENPPPANLVLISLCFGLSITTMVQSFGHISGGHINPAVTAAMVVTRKLSLAKALFYMVAQCLGAITGAGILYLVTPAAVRGSLGLTTVNSNISVGHAFLVELLITFELVFTIFATCDPKRTDLSGSASLAIGLAVVIGHLFAVYWVGPILGGVLAAGLYEYLYCPDPEIKKRLKQVFQKGSSGKYREVEAEDIAIRPGSTQTIDLEKTEKKDPFQDSTEVLSSV; encoded by the exons ATGAATGACGACACATCTCACAGAACGGGGACAGTGAGAGGGAGGACATGTCATTACATTAG GAGGTTCCTGTCCTGGTGTAACTGTCAAAGCATAATGGTGGCATTTAAAGGGATCTGGACCAAGGATTTCTGGAGGGCTGTCTCTGGAGAATACCTGGCCACTTTCATCTTTGTCCTTCTTGGTCTGGGCTCCACAATTAACTGGGCTGCGGGCCAGGAAAATCCTCCCCCGGCCAATCTAGTCCTTATCTCACTGTGCTTTGGCCTAAGCATCACCACTATGGTGCAGAGTTTTGGCCACATCAGCGGTGGACACATTAACCCGGCTGTCACTGCTGCTATGGTTGTAACCAGAAAGCTGAGCTTGGCAAAGGCCTTGTTCTATATGGTGGCTCAGTGCCTGGGAGCTATTACAGGAGCTGGGATTCTTTACTTAGTCACACCAGCTGCGGTTAGAGGCTCTCTTGGTTTGACCACG GTGAACTCCAACATCTCAGTAGGCCACGCCTTTCTCGTGGAGCTCCTCATCACATTTGAACTGGTCTTCACCATCTTTGCCACCTGCGATCCCAAGCGAACAGACCTAAGTGGCTCTGCTAGCTTGGCTATTGGTTTAGCTGTGGTGATTGGTCACCTATTTGCA GTGTACTGGGTGGGACCCATCCTGGGGGGCGTCCTGGCTGCTGGCCTGTATGAGTACCTGTACTGTCCTGACCCAGAGATAAAGAAGAGGCTGAAGCAGGTCTTTCAGAAGGGCTCATCGGGGAAATACAGGGAGGTGGAGGCCGAGGACATTGCCATCAGGCCGGGTTCCACTCAAACCATCGATctggagaaaacagagaaaaaagatcCTTTTCAGGACTCAACAGAAGTGTTGTCTTCTGTATGA
- the aqp4 gene encoding aquaporin-4 isoform X1 has protein sequence MNDDTSHRTGTVRGRTCHYIRRFLSWCNCQSIMVAFKGIWTKDFWRAVSGEYLATFIFVLLGLGSTINWAAGQENPPPANLVLISLCFGLSITTMVQSFGHISGGHINPAVTAAMVVTRKLSLAKALFYMVAQCLGAITGAGILYLVTPAAVRGSLGLTTVNSNISVGHAFLVELLITFELVFTIFATCDPKRTDLSGSASLAIGLAVVIGHLFAIPYTGASMNPARSFGPAMIMLDFENHWVYWVGPILGGVLAAGLYEYLYCPDPEIKKRLKQVFQKGSSGKYREVEAEDIAIRPGSTQTIDLEKTEKKDPFQDSTEVLSSV, from the exons ATGAATGACGACACATCTCACAGAACGGGGACAGTGAGAGGGAGGACATGTCATTACATTAG GAGGTTCCTGTCCTGGTGTAACTGTCAAAGCATAATGGTGGCATTTAAAGGGATCTGGACCAAGGATTTCTGGAGGGCTGTCTCTGGAGAATACCTGGCCACTTTCATCTTTGTCCTTCTTGGTCTGGGCTCCACAATTAACTGGGCTGCGGGCCAGGAAAATCCTCCCCCGGCCAATCTAGTCCTTATCTCACTGTGCTTTGGCCTAAGCATCACCACTATGGTGCAGAGTTTTGGCCACATCAGCGGTGGACACATTAACCCGGCTGTCACTGCTGCTATGGTTGTAACCAGAAAGCTGAGCTTGGCAAAGGCCTTGTTCTATATGGTGGCTCAGTGCCTGGGAGCTATTACAGGAGCTGGGATTCTTTACTTAGTCACACCAGCTGCGGTTAGAGGCTCTCTTGGTTTGACCACG GTGAACTCCAACATCTCAGTAGGCCACGCCTTTCTCGTGGAGCTCCTCATCACATTTGAACTGGTCTTCACCATCTTTGCCACCTGCGATCCCAAGCGAACAGACCTAAGTGGCTCTGCTAGCTTGGCTATTGGTTTAGCTGTGGTGATTGGTCACCTATTTGCA ATTCCTTATACGGGGGCCAGCATGAACCCTGCTCGTTCTTTTGGGCCAGCAATGATCATGCTTGACTTTGAGAACCACTGG GTGTACTGGGTGGGACCCATCCTGGGGGGCGTCCTGGCTGCTGGCCTGTATGAGTACCTGTACTGTCCTGACCCAGAGATAAAGAAGAGGCTGAAGCAGGTCTTTCAGAAGGGCTCATCGGGGAAATACAGGGAGGTGGAGGCCGAGGACATTGCCATCAGGCCGGGTTCCACTCAAACCATCGATctggagaaaacagagaaaaaagatcCTTTTCAGGACTCAACAGAAGTGTTGTCTTCTGTATGA